One Frankia alni ACN14a DNA window includes the following coding sequences:
- a CDS encoding ABC transporter permease: MASTTGLWWRWSLRELRQRLLLVVAIAVMIGLGTGLYAGLTSSSHWRRQSYDASYARLNVHDLRVAVEAGATVAQGRLAAVVRSLPAAAAVSADAERLVLPTEIDASRPGHTVLARGELVGIDLTARPPVDAVSVARGRGLVPADSGRDVGVLDRTFANANHLPPTGTVRTSGGGEVRYVGQGQSPEYFLLPGEQPGLVTQSGFGVLYTSLPTAQRLTGQPGAVNDLVLTLRPGTDTGAFAAELSRALAAALPGTSVTVTDRDDIQTRQILYDDVNSDQRLWDVLAVLVLVGAVFAAFNLVGRVVDAQRREIGIGMALGVAPRRLALRPLLLGAQVGVLGVVAGVLVGLVVGAAMGRLLRGVWPLPVWHTNFQVGVFARAAAVGLVLPVLAALPPVWRAVRVEPVRAIRASAVAGGTGPLVRLLGRARLPGGSLTQMPLRNLARAPRRLLLTAVAIAAVITALVVFTGELDTFTRTTNRAEADLTTSAPDRLRVMLPRVEPVNSPTVDAVRRSPAVAETDPTLALPGRISPAHAPPGGGGSAGAGAGPGGDASAAPIDVLTYILDIGHGLWSPSVVSGSPTGGLLISEKAARDLGVHPGDTITLRHPQRVGTGYRTIDTPLRIAGIHDFPVRSVVFLDNNDAGAFRLAGTTNVVVVQPAAGYGRDAATRTLAAIPGVASVVSATASIEEIRALLRSFVGILRIGEVVVLLLAVLIAYNAMSIAVDERRREHATMLAYGLSTRTVLGLTVAESAAMGLVGTLLGIAAGYWALRYTVEVLLARTLPDLGVQAILSGRTLTVILVLGVGAVAVAPLAAARRIRRMDVPSTLRVIE, translated from the coding sequence ATGGCATCGACGACGGGGCTGTGGTGGCGATGGTCGCTGCGCGAGCTGCGCCAGCGGCTGCTGCTCGTGGTCGCGATCGCCGTGATGATCGGCCTCGGCACGGGGCTCTACGCCGGCCTGACCAGCTCCTCGCACTGGCGGCGGCAGTCCTACGACGCCAGCTACGCCCGGCTGAACGTGCACGATCTGCGCGTCGCCGTCGAGGCCGGGGCCACGGTGGCGCAGGGGCGTCTCGCGGCGGTGGTCCGGTCGCTGCCGGCCGCGGCGGCCGTCAGCGCCGACGCCGAACGGCTGGTCCTGCCCACCGAGATCGACGCCTCCCGCCCCGGGCACACCGTGCTCGCCCGCGGCGAGCTGGTCGGCATCGACCTGACCGCCCGGCCGCCGGTCGACGCGGTGTCGGTGGCGCGGGGGCGGGGGCTCGTGCCCGCCGACAGCGGGCGCGACGTCGGCGTGCTGGACCGCACCTTCGCCAACGCGAACCATCTCCCGCCAACCGGCACCGTGCGGACCAGCGGCGGCGGCGAGGTGCGCTACGTCGGGCAGGGCCAGTCGCCGGAGTACTTCCTCCTGCCCGGCGAGCAGCCGGGCCTGGTCACCCAGTCCGGGTTCGGGGTGCTCTACACGTCGCTGCCGACCGCGCAGCGGCTCACCGGGCAGCCCGGCGCCGTCAACGACCTGGTGCTCACCCTGCGCCCGGGCACGGACACCGGCGCGTTCGCCGCCGAGCTGTCCCGGGCCCTGGCCGCGGCGCTGCCGGGCACCAGCGTGACGGTCACCGACCGGGACGACATCCAGACCCGGCAAATCCTCTACGACGACGTGAACAGCGATCAGCGGCTGTGGGACGTGCTGGCCGTCCTCGTCCTGGTCGGGGCGGTCTTCGCTGCGTTCAACCTGGTCGGACGGGTCGTCGACGCGCAGCGCCGGGAGATCGGCATCGGGATGGCGCTCGGGGTGGCACCGCGCCGGCTCGCGCTGCGCCCGCTGCTGCTGGGCGCCCAGGTCGGGGTGCTCGGCGTGGTCGCCGGCGTCCTGGTGGGTCTCGTCGTGGGTGCCGCGATGGGCAGGCTGCTGCGCGGGGTGTGGCCGCTGCCGGTGTGGCACACGAACTTCCAGGTCGGTGTGTTCGCCCGGGCCGCGGCCGTGGGTCTGGTCCTGCCGGTGCTCGCCGCCCTGCCGCCGGTGTGGCGGGCGGTGCGGGTGGAGCCGGTGCGGGCGATCCGGGCCAGCGCCGTGGCCGGGGGGACGGGCCCGCTGGTCCGACTGCTGGGCCGGGCCCGGCTGCCCGGGGGCAGCCTCACCCAGATGCCGCTGCGCAACCTGGCACGCGCCCCGCGTCGGCTACTGCTCACCGCCGTCGCGATCGCCGCGGTGATCACCGCCCTGGTGGTCTTCACCGGCGAGCTGGACACGTTCACCCGCACCACGAACCGGGCCGAGGCGGACCTGACGACCAGCGCCCCCGACCGGCTGCGGGTGATGCTGCCCCGGGTCGAACCGGTGAACTCCCCGACGGTGGACGCCGTGCGCCGTTCCCCCGCCGTCGCCGAGACCGACCCCACGCTGGCGCTGCCCGGCCGCATCTCCCCCGCCCACGCTCCCCCCGGCGGCGGCGGCAGCGCCGGGGCCGGGGCCGGGCCCGGCGGCGACGCCTCGGCCGCGCCGATCGACGTCCTCACCTACATCCTCGACATCGGGCACGGGCTGTGGTCGCCGTCGGTCGTCTCCGGGTCCCCGACCGGAGGGCTGCTGATCTCCGAGAAGGCCGCCCGGGACCTGGGCGTCCACCCCGGCGACACGATCACGCTGCGCCATCCGCAGCGGGTCGGCACCGGCTACCGGACCATCGACACGCCCCTGCGGATCGCCGGCATCCACGACTTCCCGGTGCGCTCGGTGGTGTTCCTCGACAACAACGACGCCGGCGCGTTCCGGCTCGCCGGAACCACCAACGTGGTCGTCGTGCAGCCGGCGGCCGGGTACGGGCGGGACGCGGCCACCCGGACGCTGGCCGCCATCCCGGGGGTGGCGTCGGTGGTGTCGGCGACGGCGAGTATCGAGGAGATCCGGGCCCTGCTGCGCAGTTTCGTCGGGATTCTGCGCATCGGCGAGGTGGTGGTGCTCCTGCTGGCCGTGCTCATCGCCTACAACGCGATGAGCATCGCCGTGGACGAGCGGCGCCGCGAGCACGCGACGATGCTCGCCTACGGGTTGTCCACCCGCACCGTGCTCGGCCTGACCGTCGCCGAGAGCGCGGCGATGGGCCTGGTCGGGACGCTGCTGGGGATCGCCGCCGGCTACTGGGCGCTGCGCTACACCGTGGAGGTGCTGCTCGCCAGGACGCTTCCCGACCTCGGCGTGCAGGCGATTCTGTCCGGTCGCACCCTGACCGTCATCCTGGTGCTCGGCGTCGGCGCGGTGGCGGTCGCCCCGCTGGCCGCGGCCCGCCGGATCCGCCGGATGGACGTTCCCTCCACCCTTCGGGTCATCGAGTAA
- a CDS encoding type I polyketide synthase: MRRTDSPPQPPIAVVGVGAIMPGSTDAAGFWNSIVGGEDLITEVPRSHWLVEDYYDPDPAAIDKTYVRRGSFLPTIDFDPAEFGIPPSTVPATDTAQLFALQVADQTLRDALGDEYDTADRGGIGCILGSGNLELLSEIDLRLGRPMWFKALRELGYSDTDARGICDHVLKDYPQWQEATLPGGLGNIVAGRVANRLNLHAVNYTVDAACASSLAAVSAGVNELVLGRADMIISGGVDALNNPCTFVSFCKTPALSPTEDCRPFSAQADGTLLGEGVAMVALKRLDDARRDGNKIYAVIRGIGSSSDGRGAAIYAPAPGGQVRAVRAAYADAGYGPETVGLVEAHGTGTVVGDRTEVTALTEVFGDAERTGDRWCALGSVKSQVGHTKSAAGAAGLLKAVLALHHHTLPPTIKVTEPNADLSLDSSPFYLNTVCRPWVRPADHPRRASVSSFGFGGINFHIALEEAPAAVISGSGGNGASAASGESGAGRVRRHRLARAAGSELVLFGADTPEQIVAALRAIDTSRPTAGIARASRRAFDARRPVRLALVADSAEQLGTRIDQAANLIGQRPREPFTNPRGLHYAVPTGAVPTGAATTGAATTGAATTGAATTGAATTGAATTGESGTGIPPVPPPPAAPPAFLFPGQGSQYVGMGTDVALRYPAAQEIWDRFGGLRFGGTALHEVVFPPPTFDEAERAARQNTLTAAEWAQPAIALHSLALLAVLAGYGVRPRCVAGHSFGELTALCAAGVLDAESLIVLARRRGELLRTTTERAGGRMLAAVAAQDDVAAALDGLPDRDVWVANHNAPRQLVLSGTAAALETVQGKLAAEGIATRWLETATAFHCPLVAAARDPLREVLAGIEIHPARCEVVAGSDGRPYPTDPALIRERIVDQLTAQVLFVDQIETMYADGVRTFVEVGPGGTLTGLVNQILDGREHLAISLDRRGQDGDAMLQSALGQLAVQGARLTFDDPPPAPTGGRRRKPVMTMRIDGSNYGRNYPPPLDEPSPNGEHPVRSAATTLPAAASAATIAAVAAPAVPAPAAADDTAAPPRPTVPAVHPATAPVDGAIPTAPTAPSPSTAPSPSTASTAPTAPTAPTAPTAPIAGPPQQAGAPSWATQTPAAPPASAPPAAGSTPAPPPAEPTPPPPLAPPPAEPMPAAAAAEPSPAEPMPAATAAEPMAAPPAAGSVPMAPSAGVPVGTAQGPTVAPSPEPALVGDVVAGPGWWTAFVEAHRQTAQVQAAYQHLMTEAQVEFLRTTEAICAQLAGAPAMDVPSTAGYLPAVPTANPAALAPVAPPVPTVTAAPTATAAPTATAAPTATATAAPTATATAAPAPAPATTPPAPEAPTGTPFQPAEPAQAVQALTAPPAVPAADSTAAPPASATEAVPPVVAQGIRASVAPAPGVADQPAGGSPADDPAPAGGETAPASAPRSVEELEALLLDVVAERTGYPVSALAMDMELEGDLGIDSLKKVEILSALRQHVGEIAVDISEGDALAQLTALRTLGEVVDLMRNRADEPPPAAGAPTGPDPTGPGTAAAAAIPDLAEHPSERPAEHPTGDSPGAAAATPAPGSTGVAADAPFPADSARGATGWPPLTRLVPAVRPVPAAGLAPLGLGARPLTILDGGSGLGAALGAELDRHGIGAVVTDGPPNAGPDGAPGGLPADAGGVILLGGLAAADSVDQALDRQRDAFRWARAMALSPAVHGGLFVTVQDTGGDLGLDGRQGARAWLGGLAALASTAAAEWPDAAVRAIDCERAGRDPASLAAAVAHELRQGGMTPVVGLRADGTRLVAGVAPAPPEPADAHPLRLAPGAVIVATGGARGVTAASLIELARTCQPRLVLLGRTPLLDEPPGLVAATDEPSLVRLLAEHDDAASGPARLRAQAREILAAREVHATLAALRRAGSQARYLPVDVRDRDAVARALEEVRADWGPVSGLVHGAGTLADKLLADKTDDAFDRVFDTKVRGLRTMLDALADDPVELLCLFSSVAGWFGNAGQADYAMANATLDQVAGAYRAAHPDCLVRSIAWGPWAGGMVGPLLAEVFASRGVPALPLAQGAAAFVDEITGAHSAGTQPRILLGAGGPEALGASADGRSGSSGPGTSGPGTSGPGTSGPGTSGVGTSGGSLAGAESGPAGGGSGPAGARRVLGQLSVHERTHPWLTDHSPADIAVLPLAMALDWLARGARALRGDGEAGMVLRDLRVLRKIAFPRLADTGHELYVSVTEAEAPRRGDDPPNPGAGAAAAPLPVLRLDDADGMPHYQAKLDPAQPQPVPSSAWPTPDGLAEKAAEVSKCRDLIYRSDALFHGPRFQAIQWLKGMSEHGAEGSVVGVTELAWGLDDWYFDVAGLDGGMQLAGLWAWRVLGGALPVAVRECRIHRPGLMTGEARSVVTAREIDNIHALCDVVVLDDDAARIELIGVELVRRPDWMPSS; the protein is encoded by the coding sequence ATGCGACGAACGGACTCCCCGCCCCAACCGCCGATCGCGGTCGTCGGAGTGGGCGCCATCATGCCGGGCTCAACCGATGCCGCCGGGTTCTGGAACTCCATCGTCGGCGGCGAGGATCTGATCACCGAGGTGCCGCGTTCCCACTGGCTGGTCGAGGACTACTACGACCCGGACCCGGCCGCGATCGACAAGACGTACGTGCGTCGCGGCTCGTTCCTGCCGACGATCGACTTCGACCCGGCCGAGTTCGGCATCCCGCCGAGCACCGTCCCGGCCACCGACACGGCGCAGCTGTTCGCGCTGCAGGTCGCCGACCAGACCCTGCGCGACGCCCTGGGCGACGAGTACGACACCGCCGACCGCGGCGGCATCGGCTGCATCCTCGGCAGCGGCAACCTGGAACTGCTCAGCGAGATCGACCTGCGCCTGGGCCGGCCGATGTGGTTCAAGGCGCTGCGTGAACTCGGCTACTCCGACACCGACGCCCGCGGCATCTGCGACCACGTGCTCAAGGACTATCCGCAGTGGCAGGAGGCCACCCTGCCCGGTGGCCTGGGCAACATCGTCGCCGGCCGGGTCGCGAACCGGCTCAACCTGCACGCGGTGAACTACACCGTGGACGCCGCCTGCGCGAGCTCCCTGGCCGCGGTGTCGGCGGGCGTGAACGAACTCGTCCTCGGTCGCGCCGACATGATCATCAGTGGTGGCGTCGACGCCCTGAACAACCCGTGCACGTTCGTCAGCTTCTGCAAGACGCCGGCCCTGTCGCCGACGGAGGACTGCCGGCCCTTCTCCGCACAGGCCGACGGCACGCTGCTCGGCGAGGGCGTCGCGATGGTCGCGCTCAAGCGCCTCGACGACGCCCGCCGGGACGGCAACAAGATCTACGCGGTGATCCGCGGGATCGGGTCGTCCTCGGACGGCCGCGGCGCGGCGATCTACGCCCCGGCGCCGGGCGGCCAGGTCAGGGCGGTGCGCGCCGCCTACGCCGACGCCGGCTACGGGCCGGAGACGGTCGGGCTCGTTGAGGCCCACGGCACCGGCACCGTCGTCGGGGACCGCACCGAGGTCACCGCGCTGACCGAGGTTTTCGGCGACGCCGAACGCACCGGCGACCGCTGGTGCGCGCTGGGTTCGGTCAAGTCGCAGGTCGGGCACACGAAGTCGGCGGCTGGCGCGGCCGGGCTGCTCAAGGCCGTGCTCGCCCTGCACCACCACACCCTGCCGCCGACGATCAAGGTGACGGAACCGAACGCCGACCTCTCGCTCGATTCCAGCCCCTTCTACCTCAACACCGTCTGCCGCCCCTGGGTGCGCCCCGCGGACCACCCGCGGCGGGCCTCGGTGTCGAGCTTCGGCTTCGGCGGCATCAACTTCCACATCGCGCTGGAGGAGGCCCCCGCCGCCGTCATCAGCGGCTCCGGTGGCAACGGCGCGTCCGCGGCGTCCGGTGAATCCGGAGCCGGCCGCGTCCGGCGGCATCGCCTGGCGCGGGCCGCCGGCAGCGAACTGGTCCTGTTCGGCGCCGACACACCCGAGCAGATCGTCGCCGCGCTGCGGGCGATCGACACCTCCCGGCCCACCGCGGGGATCGCGCGGGCCAGCCGGCGCGCGTTCGACGCTCGCCGCCCGGTCCGCCTCGCCCTGGTCGCGGACTCCGCCGAGCAGCTCGGCACCCGGATCGACCAGGCCGCCAACCTGATCGGCCAGCGGCCGCGGGAGCCGTTCACCAATCCCCGCGGCCTGCACTACGCAGTCCCGACCGGCGCAGTCCCGACCGGCGCAGCCACGACCGGCGCAGCCACGACCGGCGCAGCCACGACCGGCGCAGCCACGACCGGCGCGGCCACGACCGGCGCAGCCACGACCGGCGAGTCCGGCACCGGCATCCCGCCCGTGCCGCCGCCGCCCGCGGCCCCGCCGGCGTTCCTCTTCCCGGGCCAGGGCAGCCAGTACGTCGGGATGGGCACGGACGTGGCGCTGCGCTATCCCGCCGCGCAGGAGATCTGGGACCGTTTCGGTGGCCTGCGGTTCGGCGGCACGGCGCTGCACGAGGTGGTGTTCCCACCGCCGACCTTCGACGAGGCCGAGCGCGCCGCCCGGCAGAACACGCTGACCGCCGCCGAATGGGCGCAGCCGGCGATCGCGCTGCACTCGCTCGCCCTGCTCGCCGTCCTCGCCGGCTACGGGGTGCGCCCGCGCTGCGTGGCCGGACACAGCTTCGGCGAGCTGACGGCCCTGTGCGCCGCCGGTGTCCTCGACGCCGAGTCGCTGATCGTCCTCGCCCGCCGGCGCGGCGAGCTGCTGCGCACCACCACCGAGCGGGCTGGCGGGCGGATGCTCGCCGCCGTCGCCGCCCAGGACGACGTCGCGGCGGCCCTCGACGGGCTGCCCGACCGGGATGTCTGGGTGGCCAACCACAACGCCCCGAGGCAACTCGTGCTGTCCGGCACCGCGGCGGCGCTGGAGACCGTCCAGGGCAAGCTCGCCGCCGAGGGCATCGCCACCCGGTGGTTGGAGACGGCCACCGCCTTCCACTGCCCCCTGGTCGCGGCGGCCCGCGATCCGCTGCGCGAGGTGCTCGCGGGCATCGAGATCCACCCGGCGCGCTGCGAGGTCGTCGCGGGCTCCGACGGCCGGCCCTACCCGACCGACCCGGCGCTGATCCGGGAGCGGATCGTCGACCAGCTCACCGCGCAGGTGTTGTTCGTCGACCAGATCGAAACGATGTACGCCGACGGCGTGCGGACCTTCGTCGAGGTGGGCCCCGGCGGGACCCTCACCGGCCTGGTCAACCAGATCCTCGACGGCCGGGAGCACCTCGCGATCAGCCTGGACCGCCGGGGCCAGGACGGCGACGCCATGCTGCAGTCCGCGCTCGGTCAGCTCGCCGTCCAGGGCGCCCGGCTGACCTTCGACGACCCGCCGCCCGCCCCCACCGGTGGGCGGCGCCGGAAGCCGGTGATGACCATGCGGATCGACGGATCCAACTACGGCCGCAACTACCCGCCGCCCCTGGACGAGCCCTCGCCCAACGGCGAACACCCGGTGCGGTCCGCCGCGACCACCCTCCCGGCGGCCGCGTCTGCGGCGACCATCGCCGCGGTGGCCGCCCCGGCGGTGCCGGCCCCGGCTGCGGCCGACGACACTGCCGCCCCGCCGCGTCCCACCGTCCCCGCCGTGCATCCAGCCACGGCGCCGGTCGACGGCGCGATCCCGACCGCGCCGACCGCACCGTCGCCATCGACCGCACCGTCGCCATCGACCGCATCGACCGCACCGACGGCACCGACTGCACCGACGGCACCGACGGCACCGATCGCAGGACCGCCGCAGCAAGCCGGTGCGCCGTCGTGGGCCACGCAGACCCCGGCGGCACCGCCGGCGTCCGCGCCGCCGGCCGCGGGTTCGACACCCGCACCACCGCCCGCGGAGCCGACGCCCCCGCCTCCGCTCGCTCCTCCGCCCGCGGAGCCGATGCCGGCCGCGGCGGCTGCCGAGCCGTCGCCCGCGGAGCCGATGCCGGCCGCGACGGCCGCGGAGCCGATGGCAGCGCCCCCGGCCGCGGGGTCGGTGCCCATGGCGCCCTCCGCCGGCGTGCCGGTCGGCACTGCGCAGGGGCCGACGGTCGCGCCGTCGCCCGAGCCGGCGCTGGTGGGCGACGTCGTCGCCGGGCCGGGCTGGTGGACCGCCTTCGTCGAGGCACACCGGCAGACCGCCCAGGTCCAGGCCGCGTACCAGCATCTGATGACCGAGGCGCAGGTGGAGTTCCTGCGCACGACGGAGGCCATCTGCGCGCAGCTGGCCGGCGCACCCGCCATGGACGTTCCCTCGACCGCCGGATACCTGCCGGCCGTCCCGACGGCGAACCCCGCGGCGCTGGCACCGGTGGCCCCGCCGGTGCCAACCGTGACCGCCGCCCCGACTGCGACCGCCGCCCCGACCGCGACCGCCGCCCCGACCGCGACCGCGACCGCCGCCCCGACCGCGACCGCAACCGCGGCCCCGGCCCCGGCACCGGCAACGACGCCCCCGGCACCGGAAGCGCCGACGGGCACCCCGTTCCAGCCGGCCGAACCGGCCCAGGCTGTTCAGGCCCTGACGGCGCCGCCCGCGGTGCCGGCGGCAGACTCGACGGCTGCGCCTCCCGCCTCCGCCACGGAGGCTGTGCCACCGGTGGTGGCACAGGGCATCCGCGCGTCCGTTGCGCCAGCTCCTGGCGTTGCCGATCAGCCGGCCGGCGGCTCACCTGCCGACGACCCGGCCCCGGCCGGCGGCGAGACCGCGCCGGCGTCGGCGCCACGCAGTGTCGAGGAGCTGGAGGCCCTGCTGCTCGACGTCGTCGCGGAGCGCACCGGATACCCCGTCTCCGCGCTGGCGATGGACATGGAGCTGGAGGGCGACCTCGGCATCGACTCGCTGAAGAAGGTCGAGATCCTCTCCGCGCTGCGCCAGCACGTCGGCGAGATCGCGGTCGACATCAGCGAGGGCGACGCCCTGGCCCAGCTCACCGCGCTGCGCACCCTCGGCGAGGTCGTCGACCTCATGCGCAACCGGGCAGACGAGCCGCCACCGGCGGCGGGAGCACCGACCGGGCCGGATCCGACCGGGCCCGGCACGGCGGCGGCCGCGGCCATCCCGGACCTCGCCGAGCACCCCTCCGAGCGCCCCGCGGAGCATCCCACCGGGGACTCGCCGGGAGCTGCGGCGGCCACCCCGGCTCCGGGCTCGACGGGTGTGGCGGCCGATGCCCCCTTTCCGGCCGACTCCGCACGTGGGGCCACCGGCTGGCCGCCGCTGACCCGGCTCGTGCCGGCCGTCAGGCCGGTCCCGGCCGCGGGGCTCGCTCCCCTGGGGCTGGGCGCGCGGCCGCTGACGATCCTCGACGGCGGCAGCGGGCTCGGGGCCGCGCTCGGCGCCGAGCTCGACCGACACGGCATCGGCGCGGTCGTCACCGACGGCCCGCCGAACGCCGGGCCGGACGGGGCGCCGGGTGGGCTGCCCGCCGACGCCGGCGGGGTGATTCTGCTCGGGGGACTGGCGGCCGCCGACTCCGTCGACCAGGCCCTCGACCGGCAACGCGACGCCTTCCGCTGGGCGCGGGCCATGGCCTTGTCGCCGGCGGTGCACGGCGGGCTGTTCGTCACCGTGCAGGACACCGGCGGCGACCTCGGCCTCGACGGTCGGCAGGGGGCGCGGGCCTGGCTCGGCGGGCTGGCCGCGCTGGCCAGCACCGCGGCCGCGGAATGGCCGGACGCCGCGGTCCGGGCGATCGACTGCGAACGGGCCGGGCGGGACCCGGCGTCGCTCGCCGCCGCCGTCGCCCACGAGTTGCGGCAGGGCGGGATGACCCCGGTCGTCGGCCTGCGCGCCGACGGCACCCGCCTCGTCGCGGGGGTGGCGCCGGCCCCGCCGGAGCCGGCGGACGCGCACCCGCTGCGGCTCGCGCCCGGAGCGGTGATCGTCGCGACGGGCGGCGCCCGCGGCGTGACGGCTGCGTCCCTGATCGAGCTGGCCCGGACCTGCCAGCCGCGGCTGGTCCTGCTGGGCCGCACGCCCCTGCTCGACGAGCCGCCCGGGCTCGTGGCCGCGACCGACGAGCCGTCGCTGGTGCGACTGCTGGCCGAGCACGACGACGCGGCGAGCGGCCCGGCTCGGCTGCGGGCGCAGGCGCGCGAGATCCTGGCCGCGCGGGAGGTGCACGCGACTCTCGCCGCCCTCCGGCGCGCCGGTTCGCAGGCCCGTTACCTGCCGGTGGACGTCCGTGACCGCGACGCGGTCGCCCGCGCCCTGGAGGAGGTCCGGGCGGACTGGGGGCCGGTCAGCGGGCTCGTCCATGGTGCCGGCACGCTCGCCGACAAGCTGCTCGCCGACAAGACCGACGACGCCTTCGACCGGGTGTTCGACACGAAGGTGCGGGGCCTGCGGACGATGCTGGACGCGCTCGCCGACGACCCCGTGGAGCTGCTGTGCCTGTTCTCCTCGGTGGCGGGCTGGTTCGGCAACGCCGGGCAGGCCGACTACGCCATGGCGAACGCGACCCTGGACCAGGTCGCGGGCGCCTACCGGGCTGCGCATCCGGACTGCCTGGTGCGCTCGATCGCCTGGGGCCCCTGGGCCGGTGGGATGGTCGGGCCGCTGCTCGCCGAGGTCTTCGCCAGCCGCGGGGTGCCGGCGCTCCCGCTCGCCCAGGGCGCGGCGGCGTTCGTCGACGAGATCACCGGTGCACACAGCGCCGGGACCCAGCCACGGATCCTGCTCGGCGCAGGCGGCCCGGAAGCACTCGGCGCCTCCGCCGACGGCCGTTCCGGTTCGTCCGGCCCAGGGACGTCCGGCCCAGGGACGTCCGGCCCAGGGACGTCCGGCCCAGGGACGTCCGGCGTCGGGACGTCCGGGGGCAGCCTCGCGGGCGCCGAGTCCGGGCCGGCGGGCGGGGGGTCCGGGCCGGCGGGCGCCCGGCGGGTTCTCGGCCAGCTCTCGGTGCACGAGCGCACCCACCCCTGGCTGACCGACCACAGTCCCGCCGACATCGCGGTGCTTCCGCTCGCGATGGCGCTGGACTGGCTCGCCCGCGGCGCCCGCGCGTTGCGCGGCGACGGCGAGGCCGGGATGGTGCTGCGCGACCTGCGGGTCCTACGCAAGATCGCCTTCCCGCGCCTGGCCGACACCGGGCACGAGCTGTACGTCAGCGTGACCGAGGCCGAGGCCCCACGCCGCGGCGACGACCCGCCGAATCCCGGGGCCGGGGCCGCGGCGGCGCCGCTACCCGTCCTGCGCCTGGACGACGCCGACGGCATGCCCCACTACCAGGCGAAACTGGATCCCGCGCAGCCGCAGCCCGTGCCGTCGTCGGCGTGGCCGACGCCGGACGGCCTCGCCGAGAAGGCGGCCGAGGTGTCGAAGTGCCGGGACCTGATCTACCGCAGCGACGCGCTGTTCCACGGCCCGCGTTTCCAGGCGATTCAGTGGCTCAAGGGGATGTCGGAACACGGCGCCGAGGGGTCCGTCGTCGGCGTGACCGAGCTGGCCTGGGGCCTCGACGACTGGTACTTCGACGTCGCCGGCCTCGACGGCGGCATGCAGCTCGCCGGGCTGTGGGCCTGGCGGGTGCTCGGCGGCGCGCTGCCCGTCGCCGTCCGCGAGTGCCGCATCCACCGGCCGGGCCTGATGACCGGCGAGGCCCGCAGCGTCGTCACCGCCAGGGAGATCGACAACATCCACGCCCTGTGCGACGTGGTGGTCCTGGACGACGACGCCGCCCGGATCGAACTGATCGGGGTGGAACTGGTCCGCCGCCCCGACTGGATGCCCTCGTCCTGA
- a CDS encoding YihY/virulence factor BrkB family protein: MTRLRWVTTLGRDVVGALRGHDLALLAAGVTYYAAIAVVPCVLVAVNLLGLLLGRPRAAELGDSLADALPDGLGAPAVVLAAFDAALTMSPLVVVAAAVPASFYGEGLRRAFVRLAGTSEGLVGWRGRLGVLPLLAAAPVLLLPVLLVTPTLARLFAERGVSAGLGVIVAFAVDWLALTATLVIVYRVVGPGRPGWAATLWAAASTGSFVAGFVQGFVLFLSFHLDLGLPFGGFRAIGAAVAVGFWLFLLHLIVLVGYGLALRLDERDGVPWADAQR, translated from the coding sequence GTGACGAGGCTGCGATGGGTGACGACGCTCGGGCGGGACGTGGTCGGCGCGCTGCGCGGCCACGACCTCGCGCTGCTCGCGGCGGGCGTCACCTACTACGCGGCGATCGCGGTCGTGCCCTGCGTGCTGGTGGCCGTCAACCTGCTCGGCCTGCTGCTGGGACGCCCGCGCGCGGCGGAGCTCGGCGATTCCCTGGCCGACGCGCTGCCGGACGGTCTCGGCGCCCCGGCGGTCGTGCTCGCCGCGTTCGACGCGGCGCTGACGATGTCGCCGCTGGTCGTCGTGGCCGCCGCGGTGCCCGCCTCGTTCTACGGCGAGGGGCTGCGGCGGGCCTTCGTCCGGCTCGCCGGCACCAGCGAGGGCCTCGTCGGGTGGCGGGGTCGCCTCGGCGTCCTGCCGCTGCTCGCCGCCGCCCCGGTCCTGCTGCTGCCGGTCCTGCTCGTGACGCCGACGCTGGCCCGGCTGTTCGCCGAGCGCGGCGTCTCGGCGGGGCTGGGCGTGATCGTCGCGTTCGCGGTCGACTGGCTGGCGCTGACCGCGACGCTCGTGATCGTCTACCGGGTGGTGGGACCGGGGCGGCCGGGCTGGGCGGCGACGCTGTGGGCGGCGGCGTCGACCGGGTCGTTCGTCGCCGGCTTCGTCCAGGGGTTCGTGCTGTTCCTGTCGTTCCACCTGGACCTGGGCCTGCCGTTCGGCGGTTTCCGCGCCATCGGTGCGGCCGTCGCCGTCGGCTTCTGGCTGTTCCTGCTGCACCTGATCGTGCTCGTCGGCTACGGCCTCGCCCTGCGCCTCGACGAACGCGACGGCGTCCCCTGGGCGGACGCGCAGCGCTGA